Below is a genomic region from Syngnathus typhle isolate RoL2023-S1 ecotype Sweden linkage group LG3, RoL_Styp_1.0, whole genome shotgun sequence.
ACTCCCGCCTGTTTGTGGCTTTCGAGCAGAGGTACGTTTGACGTTACGTGGTAGGACCTTATCATGTCGTCATGTGCTTTTTGATCGACTGACACTTCAAAGTAGCGTCTTGCATTGCTGGGTTCCGAACAGGGAGCGAGAGAGGGAACTCTTCGGGCCCAAGAAAAGAGGACCGAAACCCAAGACCTTTCTTCTCAAGGTAAGGATTGGACTCTTTCGTTTGCCGTGCTGAAATGAAATGTCGTCACGTTCACTGCATTTGCTTCGCAAGATTGTAATTATGCATATTCAAATTAGCGGCTTCTCGGAGAAGGCAGTGCTTTCCAACCTTTATCAACCCAGGACACATATTTTACAAGAGAAAAATCTTACTGCGAGGAAAATGTCACAAAACATGTACACGCAAGTAATGATGGCCTCGCATGTTTCTTAGAAGAGCAGTTAATTGTCTCTCCGTGTCGCTGGCATGGATAGAGGAACAAACATGCATTATTaatgaatataaataaatcatttccaaACCAATTCGGTGAAAGTGTGTAGTACACGGCCAATAAATCCTGCGTGAGTTTGGTAATAACAAAGGTTTCAACAACTTAAAAAATGTCTTAAAGGGCCTACAATGAAATGTTTTAGTGTCATAAACCAcaagtattttttaaaaattaaaaagtagcTAATTGTCCTCAAGTTTATCTTGATCTAAATGATAGCATGTGTCCATGACAAGAGTGTTGTTAAACAGGGTCAGTGGAAGTTCAGAGGTGAATACAAGGTCCAGGATGGAACGTGGTCCTGTAATTGTCCATTTTACAGCAGTGTCACCCGTTTATTACATTGTTAAAGTTTGGCTTCTCTGTTCTGCAGATGAAGTCCTTTTAAGATGCCTTACTCCACTGTAACAAAAcattatggggggaaaaaaaattacatttacaTTCACAAAATAGTAAGTTTTGAAATTGTCCACAAATGTAAGAAACAGTGAATAAACTCTATCCATAAACATttaagaatgtgtgtgtgtgtgtgtgtatgtgtgcgtgtgcgtgagaaTCCCCTCTaatttgtgttattttcaaacagGCCCAAGCCACCAAGTCTTATGAGTTTAGAAATGAGGCAATGCGAGGGATGCGCTTCAGCTACCCCACACCAGAGCCCGTTGATACCCGCAGGGCCAGAGAAGGCCTGAGTGCTGTGGTTCCCACACTTTTCCCACCCAGCACTGTTAACGGAGGAGAAAGCGTATTTGTTAGACCACCAGATGTGGCCCATGAGCAACAAGCAAATTCTGAAAGGCTGTTGCATATACCCAAAAAAAGAGGGCCAAAGCCAAAGCTCCGTTTTCAGGACGGCGTCTCTGCAGCCTCCGAGCCAGATGAGAGGAGAAGCGATGAGTTGGCCAGCCATAGACCTCAAAAACTGTTGAAGCTGCAGGGTGGCGAAGACGTTAGACTGTGCAAAGTTCCCCATCACAGATACCCCGAGAACCACAGTCACGGCCATAAACGCCATCGCCCCCACCACCgtcaccaccagcagcagcaccgcCACCACCATAATTTACAAAACCAGCCAATGACAGCTGCGGGATCCTATCAACACCTTTACACTGACAGCGACCTGTCCTCGCACAGGAACGCACACAGGACTACAAACAGCTCAGGCCACGCCAAGCACCAGATTGGCTCCACCCAACTCCTGCCCATGGAAAAGCCTTACTTTTTGGACAAGCCGTCCCCAACCCGACTGGACGTCAATTTGGACGAGGTGACGTGGCGACCGTCTCTGTGCAATGTGGAAAAGGTCCTGGTGACTGATGTGACCGCCAACTTTCTGACTGTCACCATCAAGGAGAGCAGCACTTCAAATGGCTTTTTTAAAGACAAGAGATGAAGTGGACACATCACACCCCAATGGCGtgttgagaaaagaaaaaaagaaaaggccatTAAAAAGAGAACACGTGTACATAAACAGCTGGTTAAACTGACCAAAATGAAATGAAGTCCGCTTCCCGTTATGCACTGGTTACATGCATGTATCTTTAAAAAATGTGTACATTTATTTGACTAATAACCTACaatttatcccccccccccccccaacacatgCACCGTGCTGGGAGATATTGAGAGTTGTTCCTTGTTAAATCCAATCTTTGGGTTAAAATATTTGGCTCTAATTTAGAAGGATTAGACGATGGCTTCAATTCAATTTGAGTTCTTTTGAAACTGTTATTAAGCACTTTGTGTTAAAGTATTATGTTTGTGTTAATAGTAAGTCCAATTTTGTCCCAATTGTTcaatatttcaaaatgtaaaaaaatctttAGGTTGTGCACAGGCCTaactacataaaaaaaaaaaaagtaaaataaaaacattaacaGCATATTTTAAAAAGCAGCAACCTTtgaaatggttataaaacactTGGTGtctttgttttaaataaatgttttaaagaAATCTGTGTCCTTTAACATGCGAAACGTAACAACAAAAGGCGATGTCATGCAATTTATTACATCTCATGGTCACGTTCTGAAATATGAAAAgacaattgtttaaaaaaaatgcaaatccaGTTATTCTGTGAATGATGAGAATTTCTTTCTTCCACTACAATAGAAGGCCACATACGACGtaccaaaaaaacaattccaaggggcctattttttattttttctattttttgcaCCGCAACTTCAAGTGCTCTGTTATTTCAAATCTAAAAATATGAACTGATCAACTTGGCTAATTGTCATTACCTATGGCGTAATTTACGACATAAGTAAACAAATTGAGCGGACAGAAGCGCATTCCCCCGTTCACGGACCGTTCTTTGCAAAAGTCATTTCAGCACGTGCATCGGGGCGCGCTTTTACGCCTTGCTCAACGATTGCTCATGACACagcaaaatatatttaaaaattcgTTAAGACGAATCCATACAAAatacagaaaacaaaacatttcaaaacaaaattataattattattcaatcgtgatttttatattttttattcactCATTCCACACACCATATTATGATATAGGATACTAACTGGAAATACATATATTCTAAGAAACGAACATGCATTATTAAGACAGCCAAGATCCATTATATATTCACTATCCATTCACTTGTATAGACGGATCCGTTTGAAGAAGTCTTTCCATTTCGTTTTACCGAGGCGGCGCCGCTTTTTCTCTGCGGAGACAAGACAATTCAAACATAAACAATTCATCCAGTTGAGTGAAAATTGaatttatgacttttttttttttcatcagaaaGTCATTCCCTCTCGTGATTTATTATTGCATGCCGGTCTCAAACCGCTTGCTTTAGgcagaaatgtatttatttttcagggAGTGTTTTCTAAACCTGGAAAgagtcaaaataataataaaaaatatataatttttaaaCAGTTCACCATTATTTTGTGTAAGGGCCACCACAAGCCTTGTGGCTAACATGTTTCTTATTGGGGAAATTGAGTGATTAACGGAATTCCAGCTGAcgctataaaatatataaaataataaataaaacacgagCCTTCGTTTTCTATTATGAACATTTTTGAGAAGCGCGATTCtgaaagaagggaaaaaaatggtcGTATCATATTTCATTATAAACCACCATTTGGGGGCGCTTTATTCATATAGGAGAGAACTGAGAGAATTGTCTTTAACGTGTTTTTTTAACACTTTGATTTTGTTATGTTAATTGAATAGATCACTGTTTGATTGCACTtttgtcaatgtttttttttatatatatatatatatatatatacggtgGTGTTTGTGTTAAATATGACACAGAGGTGCAGACTTCTGGCGACCTTTATGTTCATGGATCGTCAGACAGGGTAGCCATAGTTCCTGTCACAGCGTGGGTAGCAGTGAGGGTTGAGCCAGTGCTCCATGTTGGTCTCCTGCGCTCTCTGGTCCAGAGCTTGCATGTGAAGCATGTGCTCCTGATGtaaacaaattgacaaatggTGGTGCATGTGCTTGGCAAAAACAAGTGAAGCAAATGAATTATTACAAGAGGAAATGAATGAGCAGCATTTATACGTGGCGTCTAACAGCAGCAATGATACTGATGCATGCATGGTATAACAAGCAGGAAGTCATGATGAAACAAAAACCTGTGAAATGTTCTCTTATCTGGTGGTGACAACTCAGATTAAAAGTAAAAATTAGTCAAGCCCCAAAACATGATTGGACTTGCTCCCAAGCTTTGATAGCTGGTTGTACAAATTAAAGCACACAATTTGGATGATGTCAGATAAATAGGTTGCCTTCATTTTCAGGAGGCCATTGTCCAATGCCTTAGCTCTATTAAACAGGGTGAATATTTTTCATGTACcgaagacaaaaaataaaagcagaaaaaaCACAGCAAAGAGAAAATGAAAGGTGAGCTCCTGGGTACATTATCTCAGGATTTCCGCACGCCTGTGTATTTTGCACCATTGGCTGCAAGGGATTTTCTTCCAGATCCATACTATCGGCTACTGGCAGTTTAGTCATggaattcaaatatttttaactcCCTGAAAATAGCAGAATTCTgtggttaaaaacaaaacactttcctGAAATTTCTGAAATTAAAGCCGAGTTTATGCACTCGAATCACATAGTGAATTATTTCATTTAATGACATCTTGATGGTTTCATTCAAAGTTTCTGGTGTCAAAGGAAAAATCACGGCTCCATCATTGTTCATACTTTTGTAATTCAATTAAATGCATAACTGTGTTGATATTCCATTTAAATCATAGACTTTCAAAAATATGCATATTTGTCCATATCTTGGAAATGTATGATGCGCTTCTAAGgatttggtggtggtggtgggggggggggggggggtattggaAGAGAATGTCAATTTGGTTGAATAATATCCCTTTATGTGCGCTGAATGACCCTCACCCTCATGGGTTCATCTGGGTGGCCCGCCGTCCTTGGCCTTTCCTGTCTCTTGCTGCGCAGAAGCTGCTTAGCAAAGCTTTCCTTGATGATGGGGTTGCCATCTGAGAAGAcgcacaatgaaataaaaatgtttactcCTGTATGGTTTTAtaatagacacacacactagtgcgctcgcacgcacgcgcgcacacacgcacaatatTTAAAACCTTTTTGCAAACGCAAGAATGTGGtactctgttttatttttaaaggccATGAAAAAAATGTTATTCTAGGCAATACcctgcggtttttttttttttttttgcaatcctCCTTAGAATCGGT
It encodes:
- the cbx8b gene encoding chromobox protein homolog 8b; amino-acid sequence: MVCREFRVAEGPEEKKKKICLANASKLTVGCTGVNMELSAVGERVFAAESIIKRRIRKGRLEYLVKWKGWSPKYSTWEPEENILDSRLFVAFEQRERERELFGPKKRGPKPKTFLLKAQATKSYEFRNEAMRGMRFSYPTPEPVDTRRAREGLSAVVPTLFPPSTVNGGESVFVRPPDVAHEQQANSERLLHIPKKRGPKPKLRFQDGVSAASEPDERRSDELASHRPQKLLKLQGGEDVRLCKVPHHRYPENHSHGHKRHRPHHRHHQQQHRHHHNLQNQPMTAAGSYQHLYTDSDLSSHRNAHRTTNSSGHAKHQIGSTQLLPMEKPYFLDKPSPTRLDVNLDEVTWRPSLCNVEKVLVTDVTANFLTVTIKESSTSNGFFKDKR
- the lg3h17orf67 gene encoding uncharacterized protein C17orf67 homolog; the protein is MKKLLVFLLCLVLTISTDGNPIIKESFAKQLLRSKRQERPRTAGHPDEPMREHMLHMQALDQRAQETNMEHWLNPHCYPRCDRNYGYPV